CGAAGGGCCGGGCCGATCCCGTGCGCGGGTACGGCGCGCTGCGCCCCGTACGCGACCTGCGCGACGGGAAGGTGCGGCTGCACCTGCCCGACGGGTTCCGCTACCGCTCGTTCAGCGTGGCGGGCGAGAAGTACAGCGACGGCTCCACCGTGCCCGGCAAGCACGATGGCATGGCCGCCTTCTCCGGGCCCAGGGGCAGCGCCGTCCTCATCCGCAACCACGAGGTCAACGGGCCGGTGGGCGCGTTCGGCGACAAGGACAGGGCCTACGACCCGATGGCCGGCGGCGGCACCTCGACGATCCAGGTCACCCGCTACGGCGAGGTGATCAGGAGCGCGCCCTCGCTGAACGGCACCATGATGAACTGCTCCGGCGGCCCCATGGCCTGGCGGGCCTGGGTGAGCTGCGAGGAGACGGTCAACGGCCCCGACGTGGGCGACGACCGCTCCGGCGAGGACAACTCCAAGCTGACCCGCAAGCACGGCTACCTGTTCGAGGTGCCGGTCGCCCGCCCCGCCACGGCCAGGCCGATCCGCTCGGCCGGGCGCTTCCCGCACGAGTCGGCGGCCTTCGACCCCTCCTCCGGCGCCCTCTACCTGACGGAGGACAACTACTCCCATCCGTCCGGCTTCTACCGTTACCTCCCGCCCAAGCACCCGATCCTGGCCGGGCGGCTGCTCGACGGCGGCCGGTTGCAGATGCTCGCCGTGGACGGCACCGCCCGCGCCGACCTGTCCAAGGGACAGGAGCCCGGCACCACGTACGGGACCACCTGGGTGGACATCGACGACCCCGACCCCGACTTCACCGGCAGGCCCGCCTACGACGAGGCCGTGCAGGCCGTGGGCAGGCAGGGCAGGAAGAAGGGCGCGGCGCTCTTCGCCCGGCTGGAGGGCGCGGTGCACCACCACGGCACCGTGTACTTCGTCTCCACCCAGGGCGGGGCCACCGCGCCGGGCGAGCGGGCGCCCGACGGGTTCGGCGACGGGCGGGGGCAGGTGTGGGCGTACGAGACGTGGAGCGGCCGGCTCAAGCTCGTCTACGAGTCGCCGCGCTCGTCGGTGCTCGACCTGCCCGACAACGTGACCGTCAGCCGGCGCGGCACGCTCGTGCTGTGCGAGGACGGCGAGCAGGACAACTGGCTGCGCGGGCTGACGAGGAGCGGGCAGATCTTCGACTTCTGCCGGCTGCAGCCGATCGCGGGTGACGACGGGGCGGAGTTCGCCGGCTCCACGTTCGGGCCCGGCGGCCACACGCTCTACGTCAACCTGCAGGCCAAGCAGGGCATGTCGATCGCGATCTGGGGGCCGTGGGAGCGCGGGCCCTTCTAATACGCTGGGACGATGATCCTGGGTATCGGCGTGGACGTGGTGGACATCGCTCGCTTCGAGGCCGCGCTGGAGCGTACGCCGCTGCTGCGGGAGAGGCTCTTCACCGAGGTCGAGCGGCCGTTGCCGGTGCACTCACTGGCCGCCAGGTTCGCCGCCAAGGAGGCCGTGGCCAAGGCGCTCGGCGCGCCCAAGGGCCTGGGGCACCTGGAGGCCGAGGTGCACTGCGACGAGCTGGGCAAGCCCGAGCTGCGGGTCTCGGGCAAGGTGGCCGAGGTCGCGTACGGGCTCGGGGTCAAGCGCTGGCACCTCTCGCTCAGCCACGACGCGGGCGTGGCCGTGGCCTATGTGATCGCGGAGGGATAGCTTCGGATCATGCGTACCGCCTACACCGCCGACCAGATCAGGGGCGCCGAGCACGCGCTCATGGCGTGCCTGCCCGAGGGCACCCTCATGCAGCGGGCCGCCGCGGGGCTCGCCGCCGTCTGCGCCGACCTGCTGGGCCGCGTCTACGGCCGGCGGGTGGTCCTGCTCGTCGGCTCCGGCGACAACGGCGGCGACGCCCTGTACGCGGGCGAGCGGCTGGCCAGGCGCGGAGCCAGGGTGGAGGCCGTGCTCGCCGGCTCCAGGACGCACGAGGCCGGGCTGCGCGCGCTGCTCGACGCCGGTGGGCGGGTCGCGCAGGCCGCCGCGATCGCGGAGGCCGACCTGATCATCGACGGGCTGGTGGGCATCGGGGCGTCGGGGGCGCTCAGGGAGCCGTACGCGCGGCTCGCCCAGGAGGCCGGCGTCGCGCGGGGCACGGTCGTGGCCGTGGACGTGCCCAGCGGGGTGGACGCGAGCACCGGGCGGGTCGAGGGGGCCGCCGTCCGGGCCGGGGTGACCGTGACCATGGGGGCGTACAAGACGGGGCTGCTGGTCGATCCGGGCGCCGCGCTCGCCGGCGACGTCCGTCTCGTCGACATCGGGCTGGAGGCGTACCTGCCCGATCCCGACGTGGCCGCGCTCGCCGGCGGCGACGTGGCCGGGCTGCTCCCGCGCCCCGGCGAGGAGTCCGACAAGTACCGCAGGGGAGTGCTGGGCGTCGCGGCGGGCAGCGACCTGTTCACCGGCGCGGCTGTGCTGGCCGTGGGCGGCGCGCTGCGGGGCGGCGCGGGCATGGTCAGGTACGCCGGCCGCGAGGCGCCGGTCGCCCAGGTGCGCGCGCACTGGCCGGAGGCCGTGGTCACGCTGCTCGACGAGCCCTCGATCGAGCACGTGGGCCGGGTGCAGGCATGGGTGCTCGGGCCGGGGCTCGGCACCGACGCCTGGGCGCACGAGCTGGCGGCCAGGGTGCTCGCCACCGACGTGCCCGTGCTGATCGACGCCGACGGCCTGACCCTCGTGGCCAGGGACAGAGGGCTGCTGCGGCGCGCCGCGCCCGTCCTGATCACGCCGCACGCGGGCGAGCTGGCCAGGCTGACCGGGGCCGACCGCGCCGACATCGAGGCGGCCAGGCTGGCGCACGCCCGCCGGGCGGCGGCTGAGCTGGGCGTGACCGTGTTGCTCAAGGGCTCGACCACGGTGGTGGCCGAGGAGGGCAGACCAGTACGGGCGAACGTCACCGGCACGCCCTGGCTGGCCACCGGCGGCACCGGCGACGTGCTGTCGGGGCTGGCGGGCGCGCTGCTGGCTCAGGGGCTGAGCTGTTACGACGCCGCCTCCTGCGGCGCCTACCTGCACGGGGTGGCGGGACACCTGGCGGCCGACGGCGCCCCGCTGGCCGCCGCCGACGTGGCGAGCGCCGTCCCCGCGGCCATCCGCGCCGTGACCAGCGCGGGCTCGTGACGCGTCACGGATGAAAACTGGACCCGGCCACGATCCGGAGCTGCCACACTAGAAGGATGTACTCCCCAGTGGCCACGCCCGCCGAGGCACGGGTCGATCTGGCCGCCATCAGGCACAATGTCGCCCTGCTGAAGGAGCGGGCGGGCGGCGTGGAGGTCATGGGCGCGGTCAAGGCCGACGCCTACGGGCACGGGCTGGTGCCCACGTCCGAGGCGGTGCTGGAGGGCGGGGCGAGCCGGCTCGGCACGGCGTTCGTCAGGGAGGCGCTGGAGCTGCGCGCGGGGGGCGTCTCCGCGCCGATCCTGTCCTGGCTGATCACCCCGGGTGAGCCGCTCGACGAGGCGCTGGCCGCCGGCATCGAGCTGTCCGCCGCCGACGCGCGGCTGCTCGACGAGATCGCCGCCGCCGCCAGGCGCACGGGCCGCACCGCGCGGCTGCACCTGGAGGCCGACAC
The nucleotide sequence above comes from Nonomuraea gerenzanensis. Encoded proteins:
- a CDS encoding holo-ACP synthase, giving the protein MILGIGVDVVDIARFEAALERTPLLRERLFTEVERPLPVHSLAARFAAKEAVAKALGAPKGLGHLEAEVHCDELGKPELRVSGKVAEVAYGLGVKRWHLSLSHDAGVAVAYVIAEG
- a CDS encoding alkaline phosphatase PhoX is translated as MDRRRFISNVVAGIAGPFAGVACAGAKGRADPVRGYGALRPVRDLRDGKVRLHLPDGFRYRSFSVAGEKYSDGSTVPGKHDGMAAFSGPRGSAVLIRNHEVNGPVGAFGDKDRAYDPMAGGGTSTIQVTRYGEVIRSAPSLNGTMMNCSGGPMAWRAWVSCEETVNGPDVGDDRSGEDNSKLTRKHGYLFEVPVARPATARPIRSAGRFPHESAAFDPSSGALYLTEDNYSHPSGFYRYLPPKHPILAGRLLDGGRLQMLAVDGTARADLSKGQEPGTTYGTTWVDIDDPDPDFTGRPAYDEAVQAVGRQGRKKGAALFARLEGAVHHHGTVYFVSTQGGATAPGERAPDGFGDGRGQVWAYETWSGRLKLVYESPRSSVLDLPDNVTVSRRGTLVLCEDGEQDNWLRGLTRSGQIFDFCRLQPIAGDDGAEFAGSTFGPGGHTLYVNLQAKQGMSIAIWGPWERGPF
- a CDS encoding NAD(P)H-hydrate dehydratase, with the protein product MRTAYTADQIRGAEHALMACLPEGTLMQRAAAGLAAVCADLLGRVYGRRVVLLVGSGDNGGDALYAGERLARRGARVEAVLAGSRTHEAGLRALLDAGGRVAQAAAIAEADLIIDGLVGIGASGALREPYARLAQEAGVARGTVVAVDVPSGVDASTGRVEGAAVRAGVTVTMGAYKTGLLVDPGAALAGDVRLVDIGLEAYLPDPDVAALAGGDVAGLLPRPGEESDKYRRGVLGVAAGSDLFTGAAVLAVGGALRGGAGMVRYAGREAPVAQVRAHWPEAVVTLLDEPSIEHVGRVQAWVLGPGLGTDAWAHELAARVLATDVPVLIDADGLTLVARDRGLLRRAAPVLITPHAGELARLTGADRADIEAARLAHARRAAAELGVTVLLKGSTTVVAEEGRPVRANVTGTPWLATGGTGDVLSGLAGALLAQGLSCYDAASCGAYLHGVAGHLAADGAPLAAADVASAVPAAIRAVTSAGS